The Candidatus Korarchaeum sp. genome contains the following window.
GAGGAGGGCTTCTACTACGAGTTCGACCTGGGGGGCAAGACCTTCTCTCAGGAGGACTTGGAGCTGATAGAGGAGGAGATGAGGAGGATCGTTGAGGAGGATATCGAGATAGTGAGGGAGGAGATGAGGAGGGAGGAGGCCCTAGCTCTCTTCAGGGAGGCTGGAGAGCCGTATAAGGTCGAGCTCCTGGAGGAGATAGAGGAGCCAGTGGTATCGATATACAGGCAAGGTGAGTTCTTCGACCTCTGCAGAGGCCCTCACTTACCTTCCACCGGTTATGTGAAGTATATGAAGCTTCTTCAGGTCTCCTCATCCTACTGGAGGGGGGATGAGAGGAATCCCGTGATGCAGAGAGTCTACGGGATATCCTTCCCCTCTAAGGAGATGCTGGATGAGTTCTTAGCGAGGAGGGAGGAGATAAGGAAGAGGGATCATAGGGTCATAGGGCCCCAGCTAGATCTCTTCTCCATGCCGTCAGAGATAATAGGTCCAGGCCTCGTCTTATGGCATCCCAAGGGAGCTAGGGTCAGGCGTATAATAGAGGACTTCTTAGTGAGGGTCCACTTGAGCAGGGGATACGAGCTCGTCTACTCCCCTCATATAGCTTACAGCACACTCTGGAGGATCTCGGGGCACTTAGATTACTACAGAGATTATATGTACGTCTTCGAGAAGGAGGGGATAGAGCACGCTGTAAAGCCCATGAACTGCCCCTTCCACATACTCATCTACAAATCGAAGAGGAGGAGCTACAGGGAACTCCCACTCAGGCTATTCGAGCTCGGAACTGTCTATAGGTTCGAGAAGTCGGGCGTCCTCCACGGCTTGCTGAGGGCTAGGGGGTTCACTCAGGACGATGCTCACATATTCACCACTAGGGAGGATCTTGAGGACGAAGTCGTGGGGCTCATAGACCTCAATGAGTACTTAATGAGGTCCTTCGGCTTCGAGGAGCTCAAGGTGGAGATATCCACTTGGGATCCCAGGAGGAGATCTGAGTACATGGGCTCCGATGAGGACTGGTCAGCAGCTCAATCCTCCTTAGAGGGCGCTCTGAGGAGGAAGGGGTACAGATATGAGATAATGGAGGGGGAGGCTGCATTTTACGGCCCAAAGATAGATATGAAGCTCGTGGATTCAATAGGGAGGGAGTGGCAACTCAGTACGATACAGATAGACTTCAACCTCCCCAGGAGATTCGATCTGAAGTATGTGAGAGCTGACGGTAGCGAGGAGCACATCGTGATGATACACAGAGCCCTATTGGGATCTATAGAGAGGTTCTTCGGGATACTCCTGGAGCATTACGCTGGAAACTTCCCCCTATGGATAGCCCCCATCCAGCTAAGGATACTTCCAGTCTCCCAGGCCCAGGAGGGGAGAGCTGAGGAACTATTAGCTCTCATGTCAGCTAGAGGGGTCAGGGCAGATATTAGGAGAGCAGAATCTACTCTCAGCTACAGGATAAGGGAGAGCGAACTGGAGAAAATACCTATAATCGCTATAATAGGGGAAAGGGAGATGAAGACGGGTGAGATCTCAGTTAGGGTCAAGGGGAAGGGGAATCTGGGGAGCATGAGCTTGGAAGATTTCTTCAGGACATTCGGGAAGGAGTTACTCCCTCCAGATATGAGGTAACATTTTTTATTTATCCTCGGGCTATCAGCGTATGAAGCGGGGAGCTACGCTCCTGGGCGCTTTAGCGATAATAGTCCCACTATCCTCAATATTCCTCTCCATATACCTCTCACCATGGTTCAGATGGGAGGAGAATGCTTTGAGCGATCTAGGGCATGCTTCTAGGAGCGGGGTGGCCCCTATCTTCAACCTAGGCCTCGTTACCGGGGGCCTCCTCTTCATGATCTTCTCCATAATGTACATGCACGGGAAGTACCCTCTCACATCTAAGCTCATGATAATAGCGTCCTACTTCCTGATACTGATAGGGACTTTCGATGAGATCTACGGCTTCCTCCATTTCTTAGTGAGCTTGATCTTCTTCATAATGCTCGCATTCGCAGCCTTAGCTTTCAGTTATGAATCCAAGAAGAGCTATCCTATCTTAGTGACCCTGATAATAGGGATCTCCTGGGCCCTGAATATGTCAGGGATCTGGAAGTGCGGCGCTGCCGTACCGGAGATGATATCCGTGCTCGCCTCCCTAGTATGGTTCACCGATGCCCTGAGGAATCTGAGGAGATCTAGCTGGGGCTGATCTCCTCATCATTAAATTTATTTAAAATAATCGTCAAAATTCTAAAAATTTACAATTGGTGGTTCATTAAGTTTCCATCGGAAAAGCTCATATAAAGTTGACTATCCGGGAGCTGCTGCTAATATATGAACTCGCATCATGATGAGAGCATGAATATCAAGATGATCCTGAGGAGCTCTCGAGCAAGACTTAAATCTTAATTCTAGAGTGTTCGTTATGCCCATCAGGAGGGTCGAGGTATATACCGTTGAGCTCCCCTACAAGAAGCCCTTCACAATATCTATGGGCACTTCCTACAGCAGTACGGATGTCGTAGTTAAGCTGATAGATGATGAGGGCAATGTGGGTTGGGGGGAGGCATCCCCATCTAGGAGAGTGACTGGTGAGAGCGAGGACACTATATTATCGGCTATGAACGTCCTCGCCCCCCAATTGATCAATGAGGATCCGCTAAATGTCGAGGGGATCGAGAGGAAGTTAGCAGGAGCTATCCTCGGAAACACTTCAGCGAAGCTGGCGCTCGAGATGGCTGTCTTCGACCTGAAGGGGAAGATACTTGGCGTGAGGGTGAGGGATCTTCTGGGAGGCTATAGAGATAGAGTGGAGACGGATTTCACCATAGGAATAATGTCGCCCGAGGAGATGGCCTCAGATGCCCTGAAGTACGTTGAGATGGGATTCAGGATATTGAAGCTCAAAGTGGGTCTGGATGTAGAGGAGGATATAGCGAGGGTCAAGGCCGTAAGGGATGCGGTGGGCAAGGACATAAGGATAAGGATAGATGCTAATCAGGGCTGGACAGTTAAGCAAGCTAAAAGGGCCCTCTCATCTATGGAGAGATACGATGTGGAGCTCGCTGAACAGCCAGTGAAGTGGTACGATTATGAGGGGATGGCCGAGCTTACTAGAGTGAGTCCCATCCCCATAATGGCCGATGAATCGGTCCATTCCGCTAGAGATGCTCTCTTAGTTGCGAAGATGAGGGCCGCTGATTACATAAACATAAAGTTGACTAAGGCTGGTGGCCTC
Protein-coding sequences here:
- a CDS encoding dipeptide epimerase, which gives rise to MPIRRVEVYTVELPYKKPFTISMGTSYSSTDVVVKLIDDEGNVGWGEASPSRRVTGESEDTILSAMNVLAPQLINEDPLNVEGIERKLAGAILGNTSAKLALEMAVFDLKGKILGVRVRDLLGGYRDRVETDFTIGIMSPEEMASDALKYVEMGFRILKLKVGLDVEEDIARVKAVRDAVGKDIRIRIDANQGWTVKQAKRALSSMERYDVELAEQPVKWYDYEGMAELTRVSPIPIMADESVHSARDALLVAKMRAADYINIKLTKAGGLLEARRIAAISEAAGIPNMIGCMMEGGISITAAVHFATATRNVVTTDLDSDISLKEDFVEGGAKCEKGFRILPEGPGLGDLRVKEGMLKLRGVFEEGKVSTPL
- a CDS encoding DUF998 domain-containing protein, producing MKRGATLLGALAIIVPLSSIFLSIYLSPWFRWEENALSDLGHASRSGVAPIFNLGLVTGGLLFMIFSIMYMHGKYPLTSKLMIIASYFLILIGTFDEIYGFLHFLVSLIFFIMLAFAALAFSYESKKSYPILVTLIIGISWALNMSGIWKCGAAVPEMISVLASLVWFTDALRNLRRSSWG
- the thrS gene encoding threonine--tRNA ligase, translated to MSPLVKVIMPDGTTLNAGEGERILDVIPRGIGLIAEASGRLLDLSTVISDDLGEIRILDFNSREGKEAYWHTTSHILAQAVKRLFKEAKLGIGPPIEEGFYYEFDLGGKTFSQEDLELIEEEMRRIVEEDIEIVREEMRREEALALFREAGEPYKVELLEEIEEPVVSIYRQGEFFDLCRGPHLPSTGYVKYMKLLQVSSSYWRGDERNPVMQRVYGISFPSKEMLDEFLARREEIRKRDHRVIGPQLDLFSMPSEIIGPGLVLWHPKGARVRRIIEDFLVRVHLSRGYELVYSPHIAYSTLWRISGHLDYYRDYMYVFEKEGIEHAVKPMNCPFHILIYKSKRRSYRELPLRLFELGTVYRFEKSGVLHGLLRARGFTQDDAHIFTTREDLEDEVVGLIDLNEYLMRSFGFEELKVEISTWDPRRRSEYMGSDEDWSAAQSSLEGALRRKGYRYEIMEGEAAFYGPKIDMKLVDSIGREWQLSTIQIDFNLPRRFDLKYVRADGSEEHIVMIHRALLGSIERFFGILLEHYAGNFPLWIAPIQLRILPVSQAQEGRAEELLALMSARGVRADIRRAESTLSYRIRESELEKIPIIAIIGEREMKTGEISVRVKGKGNLGSMSLEDFFRTFGKELLPPDMR